The Toxoplasma gondii ME49 chromosome XII, whole genome shotgun sequence genome includes a region encoding these proteins:
- the GAP50 gene encoding acid phosphatase GAP50 (encoded by transcript TGME49_219320~Product name based on PMID:17538016;15123738.~Signal peptide predicted by SignalP 2.0 HMM (probability 0.990) with cleavage site probability 0.875 at residue 50~Predicted trans-membrane domain (TMHMM2.0):27-50:400-423), with amino-acid sequence MAGAPVAAAPAASSRVAGDSGRSRALSSFFSVFSLCVFSVFLATPTAVVAQLKFVGLGNWGSGSYGQKTVADTLKKVAANEHISFIASPGSNFLGGVSSLNDTRWQSEFENVYSDANGALKMPFFTVLGVDDWSRNYTSEALRTELTYAVTSEQIKDGKLAPADATEAAAAENHGYPKWTLPNWWYHYLMHFPANTGGAFINSGHKDMSVGMIFIDTWVLSSSFPFSNVTSRAWADLEKTLELAPKILDYIIVVADRAVYSSGASKGDSMLQYYLQPLLKKANVDAYISGYDFSLEVISDDNISHVSCGAGSKAAGSPIVKHSGSLYYAGETGFCLFELTAEGLVTRLVSGTTGETLYTHKQPLKNRPERKSIDAFNFVSQLPEVRYYPVPEMGKMPGRDVFVRVVGTIGLCIATIFLSLSVANGLSRYMK; translated from the exons ATGGCAGGCGCCCCCGTCGCGGCCGCCCCTGCGGCTTCTTCCCGCGTTGCGGGCGACAGCGGCCGATCCCGCGcactttcttcgtttttctccgttttttctctctgcgttttctccgttttccttgcCACCCCCACGGCCGTTGTCGCCCAGCTCAAGTTCGTCGGTCTCGGCAACTGGGGCTCCGGCAGCTACGGCCAGAAGACTGTTGCAGACACGCTGAAGAAAGTGGCTGCGAACGAGCATATCAGCTTCATCGCATCGCCCGGCTCCAACTTCCTCGGCGGAGTTTCCAGCCTGAACGACACCAGGTGGCAATCCGAATTCGAGAATGTGTACAGCGACGCCAACGGCGCGCTCAAGATGCCCTTTTTCACCGTTCTTGGTGTCGATGACTGGAGTAGAAACTACACCTCTGAGGCCCTGCGCACCGAGCTCACCTATGCGGTCACCAGCGAACAAATCAAGGACGGAAAACTCGCTCCAGCGGACGCGACTGAGGCCGCTGCCGCCGAAAACCACGGATACCCCAAGTGGACTCTGCCGAACTGGTGGTATCACTACCTCATGCACTTTCCCGCAAACACCG GAGGTGCATTCATCAACTCTGGCCACAAGGACATGAGTGTGGGAATGATTTTCATTGACACCTGGGTgctgtcttcgtcgttcccGTTCTCGAACGTGACGAGTCGCGCCTGGGCGGACCTGGAGAAGACCCTCGAGCTCGCTCCCAAGATTCTGGACTACATCATCGTGGTGGCTGACCGCGCCGTCTACTCGAGTGGCGCTTCCAAGGGTGACTCCATGCTCCAGTACTACCTCCAGCCtctgctgaagaaggcgaacgtCGATGCGTACATCTCCGGCTACGACTTCAGCCTCGAAGTCATCTCT GACGACAACATCAGCCACGTAAGCTGCGGTGCCGGCTCCAAGGCCGCGGGATCCCCCATCGTCAAGCACTCTGGGAGCCTGTACTACGCAGGCGAAACcggtttctgcctcttcgagTTGACGGCGGAGGGTCTGGTCACACGCCTCGTCAGCGGAACGACAGGAGAGACTCTCTACACTCACAAGCAGCCTCTGAAGAACCGCCCCGAGAGAAAATCC ATCGATGCCTTCAACTTCGTCAGTCAGTTGCCTGAGGTTCGTTACTACCCCGTTCCGGAGATGGGCAAGATGCCGGGTCGCGACGTCTTCGTCCGCGTGGTCGGAACGATCGGTTTGTGCATCGCCACCATCTTtttgtcgctctctgtcgcgaACGGTCTCTCTCGCTACATGAAATAA